The nucleotide window TCCGGCGACCAAGGGTTTGGGCCGCAGCCGCGATGGATTCCTCGGTCGGTTGCGCCCGGACATAAAATTCTGCAACCACATCAACGCGCATCCGGTCACGCGTGATCAAGGCTTGGTCATTGTCACGTCGCACAGCCAGACGCAGCGTGTTCATGTTGACCGGGATGGTTTCATGCAAGACCGGCAGCACCAACGCACCGCCATTCATGATCACCCGCTGACCACCAAACCCGGTTCTGACGAACGAGATTTCCTTTGATGCGCGCACATATAGACGCGCCAAAATCATCCCGATGACCAAAAGAGCAATAACGATGATGATGGCTGTGGTGCCAACGCCTAGCAAACCACTGAATGTGTTCTGTGTTTCATACATTGTAGTAGATCCATTGAAAGAACTTGAAAATACCCGCTATTTCAGAGCATTAGATGTCGATTGAATGCCGTAATAGGTGTTGTCGTGCAGGCGGACCAGCAACAACCGATCTCCTTGCCTGTAGCTTTCGTCCTCATTGTCCGGGGCGAGCATGATATAGTGAGTGAGGCCAAACCGATCGGTTACCTTGGCTTGGGCCGGGAAATCATGTCTCGCTTCCCCCAGAGTGATTGTTGCGATTTTGCCAATCAGCCGATTTCTGGATATGGCCGATGTCTCATCTCTTGGCAGGACAAGGGCCAGAAATCGGTTGCCCAGGCTTAGAACCGGAATGGATAGAAGAAGGGCCGGCAAAACCGCTACAATGGCAGGCAGTGCGCTCCCGAATATTGAAAGGCTCAGACCTTGGATCGTCAAACCGATCAAACCGAAAGCAACAAGCAAGACGATCAGTGAAAAAATCACCGGCACCCGCCCCAAGCGTAACCAAGACAGGAATTGACCGGTCATTGAAGGTGTCTGCATGTCCGGTACATCGACATCAATGTCGAGTTCCGTACCCAGATCAATATCTGGCAGCAGCCCATCCAAAAACCCGAAAATGCCTGCGCCAATCAGCAGACCGACACCTTCAATCGCTGCCAAAACGAAGACTACGAACAAAGCCACCAGAAAAGGATGGTTTGCTGGCTCGCCAAAATAGGACAGCAAAATCATGACTTGAGCCTATTCTTCAAGGCGAGACTTGATCGCTGTCAGTCTTTCCTTGATCCGGTTTTTCTGACTGAGTTGTTCCAACTCTTGCATTTGAGCGGCGGTTTTTGCGCTTGCGGCTCCCTTGGAAGGCGGAATGCCTTGCCGTTCCATTATGCGATCGAAGGCTTTGGTTGCCTTGGAGATGTCGGCTTGGGCTGCAGATGGACCGCCAGTCTGGCCGGTTTGTGATGCGGCCTTTGCCTCGCGAAAGGCTTTCAACTCTTCAGCCATTTCCCGCTTTTTGGCTTGCAGGGCCGCAATATACCCTTCGAGTTCCTTTTCATTTTCGGATGCATCGGCGATGGTTTGCTCCAACACTGGCAATTGGGCTTCGATATCCAGTTGCTGAGCGATGGCTGCTTCTGCAAGATCTTCGCGCTTTTCGGTCAGCGCGATTTCGATTTTGGAACTCAAATCGTCGTGTTGGGCATTCTTGTCGGCCAACTTCTTGTTCGCGACATGCTTGGCGGCAATGATTTTGCCCAGTTCGGCGCGCACATCTTCGATGGCGTCATCAACTTCGCGGATGGCTTGCTCCATCATTGCCTCAGGCGCAGCATCTTCAACCGTGTCCAGTAGGGCATTGAAGCTGCCGCTGATGATCCGCCCCACAATTCAAGACATCTGAGGCATTTCGTTCGCAACCCAGAAGGCATTTTCTGCTCTGCACTGGCAAAAATACTGTGCTCTGCTCAAATGGCAGGAAGGACCAAGCGGCTCAGCGGCAATGCCATATGGCGACTGTCGGGACCAAGCCGCGATTGCTTGTCACAAACTTGGATGGCGGTTTCGCATCAGCACGCACTGCACGCGTCCAATCCGAGCCCATTTGAGACCTTGGTTCAAGGAATGATAATTGAAGAAAGTTCGCAACACAGGTTCATGAGGCATGGTTGAAAAATAAAGAATAGTAAGATATTGTGAGTATAGTTACTTATATATCAAAAATTGATTGGAATAATATGACTAACAAATACCGAAGTTTTTTTCGTTTACTCGCTTTTGTATTCGTATTCATCAGCACTCAAAACCTCGCCCAAGCGGGGTTTTGTGGGAACTATATTCAAACCGCATCAAACGCTGGGCAATGCAAAAACTGCCGTCTGACGATTGCGGATAACCCGGAAATTCAGAAATATTTCGTCACAGCTAACAACGGTTGGCAAGCTGAGCTGACATGGACACATGGCGACGATTCGAACGCTACAGGCTCGGGAAATTGGAACAATGGACAGCATTTTGACATCGATTTAAGCCAGCAAGGACGTCGACTTAATCTAATTATGTCCAATCCTGGTAGCGGTCCTATCCGGGCGACGTTTAATTGCCTCGATGCTAAGACTTCTCCAAAGAATTGTGTCGATCACGACAGAAATGGGAATCCATTTCGCATCCCATGCCCGAATAGGAATGGATAGAAATTCATGAGAGCCCAGCCTCATAAAAAGCAGTTTAGCGGTTCTCTCCGGGACGATTGCCCGCCCAGGTGAGGAGCGCATCAAGCGCGGGGCAAAGCGATTGCCCCCAATCGGTCAGACTATATTCCACTTTCGGCGGCACCTCAGGATACACCGTTCGCTTCACGATGCCGTCGCCTTCCATTTGCCGAAGCTGTTGGATCAGCATCTTCTGCGACACCCCGGGGATCGCGCGTTCCAGTTCGGAAAAGCGCAGGACCCGCCCTCCGAAAAGATGGAACAGGATGATCAGTTTCCATCGTCCCTCGATCATGCGAAGGGCGGCTTCAACGCCTTCGGTTGCACTTTCCTGTGTGTATTCGCGGGGCGTATCCATCTGATCCGTCATAAACATACTTTCAGGTAAGTATCTGACTTATTTGTGTGTTCTTGTTGTTTTGCCAGCCTAGCAGTACATGTTCTCCAGATCAAATGGAAACGGAGACATATACGATGACCAATACTGTACCTATTGCTGTTCTGCGCTACTTCGCAGCCCGATCACCGCAGGCCGTTGTTAACTGTTTTAGTGACGATGGCACCGCGATGGATGAAGGCAATATGTATCATGGCAAGGCCGAAATCCTGCAATGGCGTGAGGCCGCGAGCAAGATCCAGTTTGAAGAAGAAATTCTCTCCTCAAGGCAAGACGGGTCGCAAACAATCGTGTCCTGTCGTCTGACCGGCGACTTCAAGGGAAGTCCTGTGAATCTTGACTTCTGTTTCGAGTTGGACGGGGACCAGGTCAGCAGATTGGAGATTGCGTGATGACGTTTAATCTTGAGCTTGCTGGCAAGCGTATTCTGGTAACCGGTGGCAC belongs to Cohaesibacter intestini and includes:
- a CDS encoding YqiJ family protein is translated as MILLSYFGEPANHPFLVALFVVFVLAAIEGVGLLIGAGIFGFLDGLLPDIDLGTELDIDVDVPDMQTPSMTGQFLSWLRLGRVPVIFSLIVLLVAFGLIGLTIQGLSLSIFGSALPAIVAVLPALLLSIPVLSLGNRFLALVLPRDETSAISRNRLIGKIATITLGEARHDFPAQAKVTDRFGLTHYIMLAPDNEDESYRQGDRLLLVRLHDNTYYGIQSTSNALK
- a CDS encoding PspA/IM30 family protein encodes the protein MGRIISGSFNALLDTVEDAAPEAMMEQAIREVDDAIEDVRAELGKIIAAKHVANKKLADKNAQHDDLSSKIEIALTEKREDLAEAAIAQQLDIEAQLPVLEQTIADASENEKELEGYIAALQAKKREMAEELKAFREAKAASQTGQTGGPSAAQADISKATKAFDRIMERQGIPPSKGAASAKTAAQMQELEQLSQKNRIKERLTAIKSRLEE
- a CDS encoding winged helix-turn-helix transcriptional regulator; translation: MTDQMDTPREYTQESATEGVEAALRMIEGRWKLIILFHLFGGRVLRFSELERAIPGVSQKMLIQQLRQMEGDGIVKRTVYPEVPPKVEYSLTDWGQSLCPALDALLTWAGNRPGENR
- a CDS encoding nuclear transport factor 2 family protein, with protein sequence MTNTVPIAVLRYFAARSPQAVVNCFSDDGTAMDEGNMYHGKAEILQWREAASKIQFEEEILSSRQDGSQTIVSCRLTGDFKGSPVNLDFCFELDGDQVSRLEIA